A section of the Saccopteryx leptura isolate mSacLep1 chromosome 4, mSacLep1_pri_phased_curated, whole genome shotgun sequence genome encodes:
- the TMC8 gene encoding transmembrane channel-like protein 8: protein MLRQWSVLSGQSPGQPEPEPEPAVEELWEQETEWLCSSQASLRMLPCAMADKRLIRQLQEPEGAKTSYWQQWQRRRGTATRRLGEAAQCLAQIFGLWEGALYEIGGLFGTGIQSYFTFLRFLLMLNLLTLLLTSSLVLLPLVWLRPPNPGHTLNFTIQCPGDSQPQMGFPSFHHQIWNVLTGKAFNNTYLFYGTYQAGPESSSAYSIRLAYLLSPLACLLLCFCGTLRRMVKGLPQKLFLGQDYRSPLSAKVFSSWDFCIRVQEAATIKKHEISNEFKVELEEGHRFLLVQQQTRAQRACHLLTYLRVNILIGLLVVGSISAIFWATKYSQDNKEEPLFVLLQYLPSGVISLVNFLGPLLFVFLVQLENYPPNTEVNLTLIWCVVLKLASLGMFSFSLGQTILCIGRNKTSCESYGYNACDYQCWENSVGEELYKLITFNFLLTVAFAFLVSLPRRLLVERFSGRFWTWLDREEFLVPKNVLDIVTGQTVTWMGLFYCPLLPLLNSIFIFLTFYIKKYTLLRNSKASPRRFRASSSTFFFQLVLILGLLLATVPLGYVVSSIHSSWDCGLFASYSAPWQVVPELVALQLPPFGQRIFHYLGSHAFSFPLLILLSLVLTVCVSQSQAKARAIQGLRKQLVWQVQEKWHLVEDLSRLLQELGLGDSLEPEPPHSRSSHPRSFCPGSPCPGTPGPRSSRPSPCHIDPICRFCFPSTQSCSTDPPPPPGDSPGPTCSPHFCPRVPLTPRSCPLVITASP from the exons ATGCTGCGGCAGTGGTCAGTGCTGTCGGGGCAGTCTCCCGGGCAGCCAGAACCAGAACCGGAGCCTGCGGTGGAGGAGCTGTGGGAGCAGGAGACGGAGTGGCTGTGCTCCTCCCAGGCATCGCTGCGGATGCTGCCCTGCGCCATGGCGGACAAGCGCCTCATCCG gcagctgcaggagcccgAGGGGGCGAAGACCTCATACTGGCAGCAGTGGCAGCGGAGGCGGGGGACTGCGACTCGGCGCCTGGGGGAGGCAGCACAATGTCTGGCCCAGATCTTTGGACTATGGGAGGGGGCACTCTACGAGATCGGGG GCCTCTTTGGCACCGGAATCCAATCCTACTTCACCTTCCTTCGTTTCCTGCTGATGCTCAACCTACTGACCCTGCTTCTGACCTCCAGCTTAGTCCTGCTGCCCCTGGTCTGGCTCCGCCCCCCTAACCCAGGCCACACCCTTAACTTCA CCATCCAGTGTCCTGGTGACtcccagccccagatgggttttcCCAGTTTCCACCATCAAATTTGGAATGTTTTAACTGGCAAA GCCTTCAACAACACCTACCTCTTCTATGGCACCTACCAGGCGGGGCCTGAGAGCAGCTCAGCATACAGCATCCGCCTGGCCTACCTCCTGAGCCCACTGGCCTGCCTGCTCCTCTGCTTCTGTGGGACCCTGCGGCG AATGGTGAAGGGGCTGCCTCAAAAGCTGTTCCTGGGCCAGGACTACAGGTCGCCTCTCAGTGCCAAGGTCTTCTCCTCTTGGGACTTCTGTATCCGGGTGCAGGAAGCAGCCACCATCAAGAAGCATGAGATCAGCAATGAGTTCAAG gtggagctggaggaggggcaCCGCTTCCTGCTGGTGCAGCAGCAGACCCGGGCCCAAAGAGCCTGCCACCTGCTCACCTACCTGCGGGTCAACATTCTCATTGGACTCCTGGTGGTTGGGTCCATCAGTGCCATCTTCTGGGCCACCAAGTACTCGCAGGACAACAAGGAG GAGCCCCTGTTTGTGCTTCTCCAGTACCTGCCCTCTGGCGTCATCTCCCTGGTCAACTTTCTGGGTCCTCtgctgtttgttttcctggtccAGCTGGAGAACTACCCTCCCAACACCGAGGTCAACCTTACCCTTATTTG GTGTGTGGTGCTGAAGCTGGCCAGCCTGGGGATGTTCTCCTTCTCGCTGGGCCAGACCATCCTGTGCATCGGCAGAAACAAGACCAGCTGTGAGTCCTATGGCTACAACGCCTGTGACTACCAG TGCTGGGAGAATTCGGTGGGGGAAGAGCTGTACAAGCTGATTACCTTCAACTTCCTGCTCACCGTGGCCTTCGCCTTCCTCGTCAGCCTACCTAGGAG GCTGCTGGTGGAGCGATTTTCAGGCCGGTTCTGGACCTGGTTGGACCGGGAGGAGTTCCTTGTGCCCAAGAACGTGCTGGACATCGTGACAGGGCAGACTGTCACCTGGATGGGCCTCTTCTACTGCCCGCTGCTGCCCCTGCTTAACAGTATCTTTATATTCCTCACCTTCTACATCAAGAAG TACACCCTCCTGAGAAACTCCAAGGCGTCCCCTCGGAGATTCCGAGCCTCTAGCTCCACCTTCTTCTTCCAGCTGGTGCTCATCCTTGGCCTGCTTCTAGCCACTGTGCCCCTGGGCTATGTGGTCAGCAG TATCCACTCCTCCTGGGACTGCGGCCTCTTTGCCAGCTATTCAGCCCCCTGGCAGGTGGTCCCAGAGCTGGTGGCCCTCCAGCTGCCACCCTTTGGCCAGCGCATCTTCCACTACCTGGGCTCCCATGCCTTCAGCTTTCCTCTCCTCATCCTGCTCAG CCTTGTCCTGACTGTGTGCGTCTCCCAGTCCCAGGCCAAGGCGAGGGCCATCCAGGGACTCCGGAAGCAGCTGGTATGG CAAGTTCAGGAGAAGTGGCACCTGGTGGAGGACCTGTCGCGGCTACTGCAAGAGCTGGGCCTCGGTGACTCTCTGGAGCCTGAGCCCCCTCACTCGAGATCTTCACACCCGCGATCCTTCTGCCCCGGATCCCCCTGCCCGGGCACCCCGGGCCCCAGGTCCTCCAGGCCCTCACCCTGCCACATCGATCCCATCTGTAGATTCTGTTTCCCCAGCACACAGAGCTGTAGCACCGACCCCCCACCTCCGCCAGGAGACTCCCCAGGCCCGACGTGCAGCCCCCACTTCTGCCCCAGAGTCCCCCTTACCCCACGCTCCTGCCCCCTGGTGATCACTGCCTCTCCGTAG